In Gloeomargarita sp. SRBZ-1_bins_9, a genomic segment contains:
- the purL gene encoding phosphoribosylformylglycinamidine synthase subunit PurL has product METLPPDLERTGLTPQEYRLVCEKLGRPPNRLELGMFGVMWSEHCCYKNSKPLLRQLPTQGPQVVVGPGENAGVVDLGGVYLAFKVESHNHPSAVEPFQGAATGVGGILRDIFTLGARPVALLNSLRFGPLEDSRSRLLLTGVVAGIAHYGNCVGVPTVGGEVYFDPVYRDNPLVNVMALGLLTQPRVMPSAAQGVGNPVVYVGATTGRDGIGGASFASAELGEDTQAQRPAVQVGDPFLEKCLIEACLEALATGAVVACQDMGAAGLTCATAEMAAKGGVGIRLNLDAVPVRETGMQPLELMLSESQERMLLVVARGREAEVLPIFRRWGLAAVVVGEVIPEPEVQVVYQGKPVAQIPAAALATDTPVYQREILPEPPPDLQRHWAWRGETLPPATPQGVGGRSWNELLLTLLDQPNLASKRWIYRQYDHQVQNNTVVLPGMADAAVLRVQGVLGVAATMDGNGRWVWLDPERGAMAIVAEAARNLSCVGAEPLAVTDNLNFGSPEKPEIYWQLAMACRGLAQACRELGTPVTGGNVSLYNETQGQAIYPTPVVGMVGRVADIRRRCTMQWIASHRLYLLGVPWGQPAGGLGGSEYLAAIHGLVTGRPPAVDLAREKRVQAACRYGIAQGWVTAAHDVSDGGVVVALAEMAIAGDQGVVLQGEPPVGCRWDEWLFGEGGSRIWVTVAPEFQAAWEAYLTQHLPGAWGYWGVIGGPSLVIRTPEHTLIDLPVAVLRQTWEAALPRRLATPLSPPQRVAS; this is encoded by the coding sequence ATGGAAACCTTGCCCCCTGACCTGGAGCGCACGGGCCTGACGCCCCAGGAGTATCGCCTGGTGTGTGAAAAATTGGGCCGTCCCCCCAATCGCCTGGAACTGGGCATGTTTGGGGTGATGTGGTCGGAGCACTGCTGCTATAAGAACTCCAAACCGTTGTTGCGCCAGTTGCCCACCCAGGGGCCGCAGGTGGTGGTGGGGCCAGGGGAGAATGCCGGCGTGGTGGACCTGGGGGGGGTGTACCTGGCCTTTAAGGTGGAATCCCACAACCATCCGTCGGCGGTTGAGCCGTTCCAGGGGGCGGCAACGGGGGTGGGGGGCATCCTGCGGGATATCTTTACCCTGGGGGCGCGACCGGTGGCCCTGCTCAATTCCCTGCGGTTTGGTCCCCTAGAAGATAGCCGCAGTCGCCTGTTGCTGACAGGGGTGGTAGCGGGCATCGCCCACTATGGCAATTGCGTGGGGGTGCCGACGGTGGGGGGCGAGGTCTATTTCGACCCGGTCTATCGGGACAATCCCCTGGTGAATGTGATGGCCCTGGGCCTTTTGACTCAACCCCGGGTCATGCCGTCGGCGGCGCAGGGCGTGGGCAATCCGGTGGTGTATGTGGGAGCCACAACGGGGCGGGATGGCATCGGCGGGGCTAGCTTTGCCAGTGCTGAGCTGGGGGAAGATACCCAGGCCCAACGCCCGGCGGTGCAGGTGGGGGACCCCTTTTTGGAAAAGTGCTTGATTGAAGCCTGTCTGGAGGCGTTGGCAACGGGGGCGGTGGTGGCTTGCCAGGATATGGGGGCGGCAGGGTTGACCTGTGCCACGGCGGAAATGGCCGCCAAGGGGGGAGTCGGGATTCGCTTGAACCTGGACGCCGTGCCGGTGCGGGAAACGGGGATGCAGCCTCTGGAGCTGATGCTGTCGGAGTCCCAAGAGCGCATGCTGCTGGTGGTGGCCCGGGGCCGTGAGGCGGAGGTGCTCCCTATCTTCCGGCGCTGGGGTCTGGCGGCCGTGGTGGTGGGGGAGGTGATTCCTGAACCGGAGGTGCAGGTGGTGTATCAAGGAAAGCCGGTGGCCCAGATTCCGGCAGCCGCTTTGGCGACGGACACCCCTGTTTATCAGCGGGAGATCTTGCCGGAGCCACCGCCTGACCTCCAGCGTCATTGGGCCTGGAGAGGGGAAACCCTACCGCCAGCGACGCCTCAGGGGGTAGGAGGGCGCTCCTGGAATGAACTCCTGCTGACGCTACTCGACCAACCCAACCTAGCCAGCAAGCGCTGGATTTATCGCCAGTACGACCACCAGGTGCAAAACAATACGGTGGTGCTGCCGGGGATGGCGGATGCGGCGGTGCTGCGGGTGCAGGGGGTGTTGGGAGTAGCGGCAACGATGGACGGCAACGGGCGGTGGGTGTGGCTTGACCCGGAACGGGGGGCCATGGCCATCGTGGCGGAGGCGGCGCGCAATCTGTCCTGCGTGGGGGCCGAACCCTTGGCCGTGACGGATAACTTGAATTTCGGGTCGCCGGAGAAACCGGAGATTTATTGGCAGTTGGCCATGGCCTGCCGGGGATTGGCCCAGGCCTGTCGGGAATTGGGCACGCCGGTGACGGGGGGCAATGTGTCCCTGTACAACGAGACCCAGGGGCAAGCTATTTACCCAACGCCGGTGGTAGGCATGGTGGGACGGGTGGCCGATATTCGCCGGCGCTGTACGATGCAGTGGATTGCCAGCCACCGGTTATATCTGCTGGGGGTGCCCTGGGGCCAACCAGCCGGTGGGCTAGGGGGTTCGGAGTACCTGGCGGCCATTCATGGCTTGGTGACCGGGCGCCCGCCGGCAGTGGATTTGGCACGGGAAAAACGGGTACAGGCAGCCTGTCGCTACGGCATTGCCCAGGGGTGGGTTACGGCAGCCCACGATGTCAGCGATGGGGGCGTAGTCGTGGCCCTGGCGGAAATGGCCATTGCCGGTGATCAGGGCGTGGTGCTCCAGGGGGAACCGCCGGTGGGTTGCCGCTGGGATGAATGGCTCTTTGGCGAAGGGGGCAGCCGGATTTGGGTGACGGTGGCGCCGGAATTTCAGGCTGCTTGGGAAGCCTATTTGACTCAACATTTACCCGGCGCATGGGGCTATTGGGGGGTTATCGGCGGACCATCCCTGGTGATTCGCACCCCTGAGCACACCCTCATTGACCTGCCGGTGGCCGTTCTGCGCCAGACCTGGGAAGCAGCATTACCCCGACGTTTGGCCACGCCCCTGTCTCCCCCTCAACGGGTGGCTAGCTGA
- the trmH gene encoding tRNA (guanosine(18)-2'-O)-methyltransferase TrmH, whose product MTERRWQRLLQVLQRRQPDLTVLAEAVHKPHNLSAILRSCDAVGIGQVHAVNPTGGVPTYNETSASAEKWVNLVVHPTLEQAIAYLRSQGMQVLAAHLSPTAVDYRQVDYTQPTAIVVGNEKSGVSETTAALADRHIVIPMLGMVQSLNVSVATAVILFEAQRQRLQAGLYDRPRLTPEQMAQQILAWLDPETAARYCQQNRPAPDLETLRAWMVTAS is encoded by the coding sequence ATGACGGAACGACGGTGGCAACGGCTCCTACAGGTGCTCCAGCGACGACAACCGGATTTGACGGTGCTGGCGGAGGCGGTCCACAAACCCCACAACTTGAGCGCCATCCTGCGCAGTTGCGATGCGGTGGGTATCGGTCAGGTGCATGCGGTCAATCCCACCGGCGGCGTTCCCACCTACAACGAAACCAGCGCCAGCGCCGAAAAATGGGTAAACCTGGTGGTGCATCCGACCCTAGAGCAAGCCATCGCCTATTTGCGGAGCCAGGGGATGCAGGTACTAGCGGCCCATTTATCCCCAACGGCGGTGGATTACCGGCAGGTGGACTACACCCAACCCACAGCCATCGTGGTGGGCAACGAAAAATCCGGCGTGAGCGAGACAACCGCCGCCCTGGCCGACCGACACATCGTGATTCCCATGCTGGGGATGGTGCAGTCGTTGAATGTGTCCGTGGCAACGGCGGTGATCCTATTTGAGGCCCAGCGCCAACGTCTCCAGGCGGGGTTGTACGACCGTCCCCGTTTGACGCCGGAACAAATGGCCCAACAAATCCTGGCTTGGCTGGACCCGGAAACCGCAGCCCGGTATTGCCAGCAGAACCGACCTGCGCCTGACCTAGAGACCTTGCGGGCGTGGATGGTCACGGCGTCGTAG
- a CDS encoding phosphoribosylaminoimidazolesuccinocarboxamide synthase — MTHYEGKAKIVIPTEHPGVLQLHFKDDVTAFDAQKKGQIRSKGAINCTISSHLFQYLERRGIPTHFLAQVAPAVMEVKALQMFPLEVVVRNRAAGRLCRETGLPLGMELHPPLVEFYYKNDALSDPLLTPDRLRLLQLATPEQVQALTRLAEQINAHLRPLFAECGLLLIDCKLEFGQDGDGNILLADEISPDTCRFWLAGETDPQRRVVDKDRFRYDLGEVEAAYQLVLERVLQQAPKCS; from the coding sequence GTGACCCACTACGAAGGCAAAGCCAAAATTGTCATTCCCACCGAACACCCCGGCGTGCTGCAGCTGCACTTCAAGGACGACGTTACGGCCTTCGATGCCCAAAAAAAAGGCCAGATTCGCAGCAAGGGAGCGATCAACTGCACCATCAGCAGCCATCTGTTTCAGTACCTAGAGCGGCGAGGAATTCCCACCCACTTTCTGGCCCAGGTGGCGCCAGCGGTGATGGAAGTCAAAGCCCTGCAGATGTTTCCCCTGGAGGTGGTGGTGCGCAACCGGGCCGCCGGTCGTCTGTGCCGGGAAACGGGTTTACCCCTGGGAATGGAATTACACCCCCCCCTGGTGGAGTTTTATTACAAAAATGATGCCTTGAGCGACCCCCTGCTGACCCCGGACCGCTTGCGGTTGCTCCAGTTGGCCACCCCGGAGCAGGTGCAGGCCCTGACCCGGTTGGCGGAACAGATCAATGCCCACCTGCGTCCCCTTTTTGCGGAATGTGGCCTCTTGCTGATAGACTGCAAACTGGAGTTTGGTCAGGACGGGGACGGGAACATCCTGTTGGCGGATGAGATCAGCCCCGATACCTGTCGGTTCTGGTTGGCCGGGGAAACCGACCCACAGCGGCGAGTGGTGGACAAAGACCGCTTTCGCTATGACCTGGGGGAGGTGGAGGCAGCCTACCAACTGGTCCTGGAACGGGTCTTGCAGCAAGCGCCCAAGTGCTCCTAA
- a CDS encoding BamA/TamA family outer membrane protein, with product MRSYVLTAGFASVFAAWMAWPAHAQTVTPPASPMAQVEQSPEPEPRVLVAEVLVEGAEGALLDAVFGAIRTRPGFTTTRTQLQRDIDAIFATGWFQNVEAIPEDTPLGVRIRFVVQPNPVLKQVNLVGTKVLPQQVADEIFTPLYGEVLNFRSLQQGIQRLNEWYKKNGYPLGQVIGTPKVDEQGVVTLEVAEGVIADIRIRYLNAKDEEVRGKTRPYVILRELQQKPGDVFNEKAAQRDLQTLFGLGVFEDVRLNLEPAEDPRKAVVVLTVVEARTGSINFGAGYSTATGFFGSLGYSERNLGGRLQTLNVNIQGGERDILFDVNFRDPWLAFDPGRLSLSASVFNRRSFSYIFSGGETPVDLPNGDTPRVNRLGTIIDFSRPFPGNWRGTVGISYQRVSILDGDNRVSPVDELGNRLSVSRSGIDDLLQVNLGATKDERDNPLDPTRGWVLRLGYSQALPVGAAAISQSRLRASYSHYIPVKLLQFQRDKPEVLAFNVQGGTILGRMAPYEAFSLGGTDSVRGWGEGELGTGRSFFQATAEYRFPIFNIVRGALFVDYGSTLGSQDDVPGNPGGIRGKPGQGWGYGIGVRLAAPFLGNLRIDFGWNDRGGNQITFGVGERF from the coding sequence ATGCGCTCCTACGTACTCACAGCGGGTTTTGCAAGCGTCTTCGCCGCTTGGATGGCCTGGCCGGCCCATGCCCAGACGGTTACCCCTCCAGCCTCCCCCATGGCCCAGGTGGAACAGTCCCCAGAGCCGGAACCCCGGGTGTTGGTGGCGGAAGTGCTGGTAGAGGGGGCAGAGGGAGCACTGCTAGATGCAGTTTTTGGCGCCATTCGCACCCGTCCGGGGTTCACCACGACCCGCACCCAGTTGCAACGGGATATTGACGCCATCTTTGCCACCGGTTGGTTCCAGAATGTGGAGGCAATTCCGGAGGACACGCCCCTGGGGGTACGGATTCGCTTTGTGGTGCAGCCCAACCCGGTATTGAAGCAGGTCAATTTGGTAGGCACCAAGGTCTTGCCCCAGCAGGTGGCGGATGAAATTTTTACGCCCCTGTACGGCGAAGTGTTAAATTTCCGCAGTTTGCAGCAGGGCATCCAGCGCCTCAACGAATGGTACAAGAAAAATGGCTACCCGCTGGGGCAGGTTATCGGCACGCCCAAGGTGGATGAACAGGGGGTGGTGACCCTAGAGGTGGCCGAGGGGGTGATTGCCGACATTCGCATCCGCTACCTCAACGCCAAGGACGAGGAGGTGCGGGGGAAAACGCGACCCTATGTCATCCTGCGGGAGTTGCAGCAGAAACCGGGGGATGTATTCAACGAAAAGGCGGCCCAGCGGGATTTGCAAACTCTGTTTGGGTTGGGGGTTTTTGAGGATGTGCGCCTGAACCTGGAACCGGCGGAAGACCCCCGCAAGGCCGTGGTGGTGTTGACGGTGGTGGAGGCGCGCACGGGTTCGATTAATTTTGGGGCAGGGTATAGCACGGCGACGGGCTTTTTCGGGTCCCTGGGGTATTCCGAGCGTAATTTGGGAGGGCGACTGCAAACCCTGAATGTGAATATCCAGGGGGGCGAGCGGGATATTTTGTTTGATGTCAACTTCCGGGACCCCTGGCTGGCCTTTGACCCCGGCCGACTTTCCCTATCCGCTAGTGTGTTTAACCGGCGGTCGTTTTCCTATATCTTCAGCGGTGGGGAAACGCCGGTGGATTTGCCCAACGGGGATACGCCCCGGGTCAACCGATTGGGGACGATTATTGATTTCAGCCGTCCGTTTCCGGGGAACTGGCGGGGCACGGTGGGGATCAGCTACCAGCGGGTTTCTATTCTGGACGGGGATAACCGGGTGTCGCCGGTGGATGAACTGGGCAACCGCCTGTCGGTCAGCCGTTCGGGGATTGACGACCTGCTGCAGGTGAACCTGGGGGCGACCAAGGACGAGCGGGACAATCCCCTGGACCCGACGCGGGGGTGGGTGTTGCGCTTGGGCTATAGTCAGGCACTGCCGGTGGGGGCGGCGGCCATTTCCCAAAGTCGTCTGCGGGCCAGCTACAGCCACTACATCCCCGTGAAGCTGTTGCAGTTCCAGCGGGACAAACCGGAGGTACTGGCGTTTAATGTGCAGGGGGGGACCATCCTGGGACGCATGGCTCCCTATGAGGCCTTTAGCCTGGGGGGAACGGACTCGGTGCGGGGCTGGGGGGAAGGGGAGCTGGGTACCGGTCGTAGTTTCTTCCAGGCCACGGCGGAGTATCGTTTCCCCATCTTCAACATCGTGCGGGGGGCGCTGTTTGTGGACTACGGCAGCACCTTAGGTAGCCAAGATGATGTGCCGGGCAATCCGGGTGGCATTCGGGGGAAACCGGGCCAGGGATGGGGCTACGGGATTGGGGTGCGCTTGGCGGCGCCGTTTTTGGGCAATTTGCGCATTGACTTTGGCTGGAACGACCGGGGCGGCAATCAGATCACCTTTGGGGTGGGAGAGCGCTTCTGA
- the lpxC gene encoding UDP-3-O-acyl-N-acetylglucosamine deacetylase gives MGVTLAGVGLHTGQHSVVTLELAAPGTGRVFYREGRPIPAHIQAVQPSALCTTLAWGADRVHTVEHLLAALLGLGIDDVAIHVTGEEIPLLDGSAQPWVEQVQGWGRGAPTVRGTIQEPVVISEGDRLVAALPSDQLLVSYGIDFPDYPAIGRQWVTWVPSQEPFATAIAPARTFGLADQVAHWQDQGLIRGGSLANALVCDRERGWLNPPLRFPDEPARHKLLDFLGDLALLGTLPCGHYLAYKAGHRLHTQLVAKLWTRDGTCSTMGFSSVHNR, from the coding sequence ATGGGGGTAACCCTGGCGGGCGTGGGGTTGCACACGGGCCAACACAGCGTGGTGACGTTGGAATTGGCGGCGCCGGGGACCGGACGGGTGTTTTACCGGGAAGGACGCCCGATTCCGGCCCACATCCAGGCGGTGCAACCCAGTGCCTTGTGTACTACCCTGGCGTGGGGGGCAGACCGGGTGCACACGGTGGAGCATTTGTTGGCGGCGCTGCTGGGGCTGGGGATTGACGATGTGGCCATTCACGTGACGGGGGAGGAGATTCCCCTGCTGGATGGTTCGGCGCAGCCCTGGGTGGAGCAGGTGCAGGGGTGGGGGCGGGGCGCACCGACGGTCCGGGGAACAATCCAGGAACCGGTGGTCATCAGCGAGGGTGACCGGCTGGTGGCGGCTTTGCCGTCGGACCAATTGTTGGTGAGCTATGGGATCGATTTCCCGGATTACCCCGCCATTGGCCGGCAGTGGGTGACGTGGGTGCCCAGTCAAGAACCCTTTGCTACGGCGATTGCCCCGGCGCGGACCTTTGGCCTGGCGGACCAGGTCGCCCATTGGCAAGACCAGGGTTTAATCCGGGGTGGGAGTTTGGCCAATGCCCTGGTGTGCGACCGGGAGCGGGGCTGGTTGAATCCCCCCCTGCGATTTCCCGATGAACCGGCGCGGCACAAGCTGCTGGATTTTTTGGGGGACTTGGCCCTGCTGGGGACGCTCCCGTGCGGCCATTACCTGGCCTATAAAGCCGGGCATCGGTTGCACACCCAATTGGTGGCGAAACTGTGGACGCGGGATGGCACTTGCAGTACGATGGGCTTTAGCAGTGTCCACAACCGATAG
- a CDS encoding DUF2470 domain-containing protein, with protein sequence MNDPTNEAPQPASDFPLEASVRICRHMNQDHADAVLLYARGLAGILEATAATMEAIDCTGMDLRVWQGETSTAIRIEFPTPLSGPKAAHHCLVELVEQARQRLASR encoded by the coding sequence ATGAATGATCCCACGAATGAGGCCCCTCAGCCAGCCTCAGATTTTCCGCTGGAAGCTAGCGTGCGTATCTGCCGCCACATGAACCAAGACCATGCCGATGCAGTGCTGCTGTATGCCCGGGGGCTAGCCGGCATCCTAGAAGCGACGGCGGCGACGATGGAGGCCATTGACTGTACGGGGATGGATTTGCGGGTGTGGCAGGGGGAGACGTCTACGGCGATTCGCATTGAATTTCCCACCCCCTTGAGTGGTCCGAAGGCAGCTCATCACTGTCTGGTGGAATTGGTGGAGCAGGCACGGCAACGGTTGGCATCGCGATGA
- the lepB gene encoding signal peptidase I, whose translation MKGTRWRGWLAQMLPTLLVAVALALLLRWGVAEPRYIPSGSMLPTLQLGDRLVVEKISHHWRHWQRGDIVVFSPPPALLLQGYRPEDVLIKRVVALPGETVEIRQGRVWVNGEPLEEPYVAQPPNYTWGPAVVPEGYLFVLGDNRNASNDSHVWGFLDQRLVRGRAWVRFWPWPVQVYATSPQGARFSERVADLTLLSRRKHQPLSEDAVGGGYA comes from the coding sequence ATGAAGGGGACGCGTTGGCGAGGGTGGCTGGCGCAAATGTTGCCCACCTTGCTGGTGGCGGTGGCCTTGGCGCTGCTGTTGCGCTGGGGGGTGGCCGAACCCCGCTATATCCCCTCTGGCTCCATGCTGCCGACGTTGCAGTTGGGGGACCGGCTGGTGGTGGAAAAAATCTCCCATCACTGGCGCCACTGGCAGCGGGGAGATATTGTGGTGTTTTCGCCGCCACCGGCTCTGTTACTCCAGGGGTATCGCCCGGAGGATGTACTCATCAAGCGGGTGGTGGCCCTGCCGGGGGAAACGGTGGAAATTCGCCAAGGGCGGGTCTGGGTCAACGGCGAACCCCTGGAAGAACCCTATGTGGCCCAACCCCCGAACTATACCTGGGGACCAGCAGTGGTGCCGGAGGGGTATCTGTTTGTCTTGGGGGACAATCGCAACGCCAGCAACGATTCCCATGTGTGGGGGTTTTTGGACCAGCGGCTGGTGCGGGGGCGGGCCTGGGTGCGCTTTTGGCCCTGGCCAGTCCAGGTGTATGCCACATCGCCCCAGGGGGCCAGATTCTCTGAACGAGTGGCTGACCTAACCCTGTTAAGCCGGAGGAAGCACCAACCCTTGTCTGAGGATGCCGTTGGCGGTGGTTACGCCTGA
- a CDS encoding penicillin-binding protein 2, giving the protein MAVTPLRPSQVRVHLARQRWRLRLVWLGFTLGVLGLAARLVYLQVVQAEWLRERAAQQQKVLVRQPLPRRTVVDAQGTVLALDQPVYELYAHPRLFKRPADQIAQALAPLLNRPVSALMPELQRAPTGIPLARELPPAVANQIEQLRLDGLELVAGFQRLYPQGRVAAEVVGYVNRERRGQAGVELSQEELLRQTSFPAWLTHDGRGHYQSTTLPTGWLLDDPRQLRLTIDVRLQRSAQQALQQALTRFQAKRGAVIVMRVQDGAIRALVVEPSYDPNQFFRFPLERFKNWAVTDLYEPGSTFKPINVAIALESGRVRPDQVVYDEGRIIVGGWPIQNFDAQGGGLLTISQILERSSNVAMVRLMEQLPRADYYQALRRLGLGDELTTDLPFISPTSLKSREEFVNYPVEAATASFGQGLALTPLKLAQLYAAIGNGGWLVTPHVVAGLWHPQNRELTPLARSQPVRVFSQTTCAAVVQMLERVVERGTGQPARIPRYRLGGKTGTAQKAGVGGYRSGKITSFVALFPVPRPQYVVLAVADEPQAANAFGATVTAPVVKAVLERLIVLEGIPPNGK; this is encoded by the coding sequence ATGGCGGTCACCCCTTTGCGCCCCAGTCAAGTACGGGTGCATTTGGCGCGGCAACGCTGGCGCTTGCGCTTGGTCTGGCTGGGGTTCACCCTAGGTGTGTTGGGGTTGGCGGCGCGCTTGGTCTATTTGCAGGTGGTGCAGGCGGAGTGGTTACGGGAACGGGCAGCGCAGCAACAAAAGGTCCTGGTGCGTCAGCCTTTGCCCCGCCGGACGGTGGTGGATGCCCAGGGGACGGTGCTGGCCCTGGACCAACCGGTGTATGAACTCTACGCCCATCCCCGCCTGTTCAAGCGACCGGCAGACCAGATTGCCCAGGCGTTAGCCCCCCTCCTGAACCGACCGGTGAGCGCGCTCATGCCGGAGTTGCAACGGGCACCCACTGGGATTCCCCTGGCGCGGGAACTACCGCCTGCCGTGGCCAACCAGATTGAACAGTTACGCCTGGATGGGTTGGAATTGGTGGCAGGGTTCCAGCGGTTGTATCCCCAGGGCCGGGTGGCGGCGGAAGTGGTGGGTTATGTCAACCGGGAACGCCGGGGCCAAGCGGGGGTGGAATTAAGCCAGGAGGAGTTGTTGCGCCAGACCAGTTTTCCGGCCTGGTTGACCCACGACGGGCGCGGCCATTACCAGAGCACCACCTTGCCCACCGGTTGGCTCCTGGACGACCCACGTCAGTTGCGGTTGACGATTGATGTGCGGTTGCAGCGCAGCGCCCAACAAGCCCTCCAGCAGGCCCTGACCCGTTTCCAGGCCAAACGGGGTGCAGTGATCGTCATGCGGGTCCAAGACGGAGCCATCCGGGCGCTGGTGGTGGAACCCAGTTATGACCCCAACCAGTTTTTTCGTTTTCCCTTGGAACGGTTCAAAAACTGGGCGGTAACCGACCTGTACGAGCCGGGGTCCACCTTCAAGCCCATTAATGTGGCCATTGCCCTAGAGAGCGGACGGGTGCGACCGGACCAGGTGGTTTACGACGAAGGACGAATCATTGTCGGGGGCTGGCCCATCCAGAACTTTGACGCCCAAGGGGGTGGTCTCTTGACCATTAGCCAAATCCTGGAGCGATCCAGCAATGTGGCTATGGTGAGGCTGATGGAACAGTTGCCCCGCGCCGATTACTACCAGGCCCTGCGCCGGTTGGGCTTGGGGGACGAACTGACTACCGATTTGCCCTTCATCAGCCCCACTAGCCTGAAATCCCGGGAGGAATTTGTCAACTATCCAGTGGAGGCGGCGACGGCTTCCTTTGGTCAGGGTTTGGCCCTCACCCCCCTGAAGTTGGCCCAACTCTACGCGGCTATCGGCAACGGCGGCTGGCTGGTGACCCCCCACGTGGTGGCCGGTCTATGGCATCCCCAGAACCGGGAATTGACCCCCCTGGCGCGCTCCCAACCGGTGCGGGTGTTTTCCCAGACCACCTGTGCGGCGGTGGTGCAGATGCTGGAACGGGTGGTGGAACGGGGCACGGGTCAACCGGCGCGCATCCCCCGTTATCGCCTGGGGGGCAAGACCGGCACCGCCCAGAAAGCGGGGGTGGGAGGCTACCGCAGCGGCAAAATCACCAGTTTTGTAGCTCTGTTTCCCGTGCCCCGGCCGCAATACGTGGTCCTGGCTGTGGCCGACGAACCCCAAGCCGCCAACGCCTTTGGCGCTACGGTCACTGCACCGGTGGTCAAGGCTGTCCTTGAACGCCTGATTGTCCTGGAGGGCATTCCCCCCAACGGCAAGTAA
- a CDS encoding ABC transporter ATP-binding protein yields the protein MTGDQLLAVRGLWVAYPEGDGSLRDLLLDWGRGDRWGVVGESGSGKSTLGRALVGLLPPGSRVQGHIRIGGVEVTTLSAQQLRRLRGEMVGFVFQDPLTRLNPLMTVGEHLQETLQAHRSLSAQEAKAIGLAMLEAVQLPRRCWGQYPHQLSGGMRQRVGMALALLLKPRLVIADEPTTALDGTVAREILDLLVRLAPGLLLISHDLHWVSRYCQRVVVLHQGHVVEQGLVAQVLACPQHPYTQALREAALTRTWPLPPLPEQPPCITLRRIVHDYPLPPRHLGQVLGWSPPPRLRVLDGIDLQVRPGETLGLVGASGSGKSTCARILLRLIRPTQGQVYWQDQEVTALRPRQLRPYRRHLQLIFQDPRACLNPLLTVEQILQEPLRIHRLAQGRQAQAWIARVLEQVGLSPALLSRYPRQLSGGQQQRVAIARALLVQPQVLVCDEAVSMLDAQVQVQILELLARLRQELGLTLVWITHDLRVARHFCHTVAVLHQGQMVEYGPAADVLTQPQHPYTQTLLHASGL from the coding sequence GTGACGGGCGACCAATTGCTGGCGGTACGGGGGTTGTGGGTGGCCTATCCCGAGGGGGATGGGTCCCTCAGGGATTTGCTTTTGGACTGGGGGCGGGGGGACCGGTGGGGGGTGGTGGGGGAGTCGGGGTCGGGTAAATCCACCTTGGGACGAGCGCTGGTGGGTCTGTTGCCACCTGGGAGTCGGGTGCAGGGGCATATCCGGATCGGGGGTGTGGAGGTGACCACCCTATCGGCTCAGCAGTTGCGGCGCCTGCGGGGGGAAATGGTGGGGTTTGTGTTCCAGGACCCGCTGACGCGCCTGAATCCCCTGATGACGGTGGGGGAGCATCTGCAGGAGACGTTGCAGGCGCACCGGTCGCTGAGTGCCCAGGAGGCCAAGGCCATTGGGCTGGCGATGTTGGAGGCGGTGCAGTTGCCCCGGCGCTGTTGGGGTCAGTACCCGCACCAATTGTCGGGGGGCATGCGGCAGCGGGTGGGCATGGCTTTGGCGTTGCTCCTCAAGCCCCGTTTGGTAATTGCCGATGAACCGACCACCGCCCTCGATGGGACGGTCGCCCGGGAAATTCTAGACCTGCTGGTGCGTTTGGCCCCGGGTTTGCTGCTCATTTCTCACGACCTGCACTGGGTGAGTCGCTACTGCCAGCGGGTGGTGGTGCTGCACCAGGGACATGTTGTGGAGCAGGGGTTGGTGGCCCAGGTGCTTGCTTGTCCCCAGCACCCCTATACCCAGGCACTGCGGGAGGCGGCCTTAACCCGGACCTGGCCCTTGCCCCCTTTGCCGGAGCAGCCCCCCTGTATAACATTGCGCCGGATTGTGCACGATTACCCGTTGCCCCCTCGCCATCTAGGTCAGGTCTTGGGCTGGTCACCACCGCCCCGGTTACGGGTGCTTGACGGTATTGACCTCCAGGTGCGGCCAGGGGAAACTTTGGGGCTGGTGGGGGCATCGGGGTCGGGTAAGAGTACGTGCGCCCGCATCCTGTTGCGGCTTATCCGGCCCACTCAGGGACAGGTGTACTGGCAAGACCAGGAAGTGACCGCGCTCCGGCCCCGGCAACTACGTCCCTATCGCCGTCATCTCCAACTCATCTTCCAGGACCCCCGCGCCTGTTTGAATCCCCTGCTGACTGTCGAACAGATTTTGCAGGAGCCGTTGCGCATTCACCGCCTGGCCCAGGGACGCCAAGCCCAGGCATGGATCGCTAGGGTACTGGAACAGGTGGGTCTATCCCCGGCCTTGTTATCTCGCTATCCCCGGCAACTGTCGGGTGGACAACAACAGCGGGTGGCCATTGCCCGGGCCTTGTTGGTGCAACCCCAGGTGCTGGTCTGCGATGAGGCGGTGAGCATGCTGGATGCCCAGGTGCAGGTGCAAATCCTGGAACTGCTGGCCCGCCTGCGCCAGGAATTAGGGTTAACACTGGTGTGGATTACCCATGACCTGCGGGTGGCGCGCCATTTTTGTCATACGGTGGCGGTGCTGCACCAGGGACAGATGGTGGAGTACGGGCCGGCGGCAGACGTGCTCACCCAACCCCAACACCCCTACACCCAGACCCTGCTGCACGCCAGCGGCCTGTAG